The Silene latifolia isolate original U9 population chromosome Y, ASM4854445v1, whole genome shotgun sequence sequence ATCACCGTATAAAGACGTTCCGGAAGGGGGAGCATTCGGCCCGGGATTTAGGAGGCGATGAGGGAGACTCGCTGCTACCTTTCCGGACGGCCGAATCGGATATATTGGGCGGCTTGGTGGAGCCTGGTCATTCTTCTTGCTGACGACCAGTCTTTGAGgaagaggtgaattctcctgctccTGATGCTCAGGCAGCTGCTTCTGAAGTTGTGGAGCATATTGACGTAGATTAGTTTTCCTTTGCACCTGAAAGACTTTGCTAGGTTTGGTTAGTTTTTGGCCCTACGGGGCATAACATCTTTATTTTGAACAGTTTATGTATTTGGGTCTGGTTCTGATGCCAGACGTACTTTGCTTTTGCGACTTAAGTATTTTCTACTGGTTATTTCTTTGTGTCGTACCGTTTCTGGtgctttgatttgtgcatgcacgtcgtTTGTTTGGCCATCGCTTGTTAGATTGCTTTGGCTAAGGGTCTAGTATGCCCACTCGTCCGGaggagccaggcttgcgtgggtgctaatgcatcgcgggaggtcggttgtcccggttgtacgtgcttagccaccAGACACACGCCTTCTGCAATGAATACAGGCTctgccagattagtttgcattttatttccttGGCTTACTCGAAAAAATTTAAATTATTCAAGGtggttttacaatttaaaacttGTTGGAATTAAAATACAAGCAAGGCTATTAGAACCAGGAATGTTGAATTTCAAAAATAACGTTTTGAAGCCGTAAAAATATTCAATCGGAAATATCTGGACCCAGAGAAAtatttgaaaatagaaaaatattttagaagAAGGAAAATGCCTTTAGGGCCAGAGAGGATTTGTAGATATAAAGATACTTAGAGATAGAAAAATATTCAAAGCTAGAAAATATGTAAGGCAATATCTAAAACCTGGCTGGGCTGTATCTGGTAGGCTGAGTACCCAGTTGTTTGACCATGCTGGTGACTTAAGTAAAATATTTTTTCAAGTGGGTgatattccaggatctgggaaccatttgCCCCTCCATAGTCATGAGTCGGTAGGCTCCATTTCCAACTGTGCTTTCTACTTGGTATGGTCCCTCCCAATTGTAGGCGAATTTCCCTGCTTGCTGGTTCTTGGTATTCTGGAAGACTTTCCTCAGGACCAGATCTCCTACCTGCAGAGttcttacttttacgttcttgttgtagcttttagcCACAGTCTGTCGGTAGGAAGCCATCCTGATCTGGGCGCTGGTTCTGAGTTCATCTATCGTGTCCAGGCTGCTTGCCATTTCCACCTGGTTCCGATCTTCTgtgatgcatccatatctgtgggtTGGGACCCTGACTTCAGATGGGATG is a genomic window containing:
- the LOC141631923 gene encoding uncharacterized protein LOC141631923 gives rise to the protein MGRRATLGSRGDRTTPKVATGQTPFSLVFGAEAVIPSEVRVPTHRYGCITEDRNQVEMASSLDTIDELRTSAQIRMASYRQTVAKSYNKNVKVRTLQVGDLVLRKVFQNTKNQQAGKFAYNWEGPYQVESTVGNGAYRLMTMEGQMVPRSWNITHLKKYFT